The following proteins are co-located in the Rhea pennata isolate bPtePen1 chromosome 2, bPtePen1.pri, whole genome shotgun sequence genome:
- the CSRNP1 gene encoding cysteine/serine-rich nuclear protein 1 — translation MSGVLKRKYEELGDDGTYCSSSSCSPLSSSSASSGWESDEESSHGETKPSSALTPSFTPTSILKKSKRLKKNNVEFDRVTVFYFPRCQGFTSVPSRGGCTLGMVSKHSSSRQFTLAEFSKEQENVRREKLEEKLKEEKLEALKWKLTMNGTKESEEANQLTIEDISDDDIDVSNVDLEDGFFLQPYPAKKRRALLKAVGVKKIDKEEKRELHNIRLSREDCGCDCQEFCDPETCSCSLAGIKCQMDHTSFPCGCTKDGCGNTEGRIEFNQARVQTHFIHTIMKLELEKKQQSSEKTAEGAESSFRERLHQFGCSVGKTVFEERAVPLTPAFQFNMDLETIGENSCSSDMTDSSISSSPSEDLEEPYENGPSDKSQSDVDDDGLARILHFNDSDVEENSNNCQDNLSCFHPADFFSAGIEEQCGPGVEKASTGGTGSGHLSHLSECLDENANQDASCFLDEAAHAHCDGLSCCASSSAEQCSKSYTDLSLSSDSLDFFQSFSDYNLGPLYNSLKEYENLDNFSALQFQLPNFPGFPQAGDQGSCFLESLIGLSESIPETPAPFTDNQLLEDAIKSSLMETVKV, via the exons ATGAGCGGGGTATTGAAAAGGAAGTACGAAGAGCTGGGGGATGACGGCACCtactgctcctcctcctcctgctccccgcTGTCCTCCTCCTCGGCTTCCTCTGGCTGGGAATCGGACGAGGAGAGCTCGCACGGAGAGACCAAGCCCAGCTCGGCCTTAACGCCCAGTTTCACCC CCACGTCTATCCTGAAGAAATCCAAGCGACTAAAGAAGAACAATGTGGAGTTTGACCGGGTCACTGTGTTTTACTTCCCGCGCTGCCAGGGGTTCACGAGCGTGCCTAGTCGCGGTGGCTGCACCCTGGGGATGGTGAGCAAGCACAGCTCCTCCAGGCAGTTCACGCTAGCAGAGTTCTCGAAGGAGCAGGAGAACGTCCGCCGGGAGAAACTcgaagagaaattaaaagaagagaAGTTGGAAGCGTTGAAATGGAAA ctgaCCATGAACGGCACGAAGGAGTCGGAAGAGGCCAACCAACTCACCATCGAAGACATCTCTGACGACGACATCGACGTGAGCAACGTGGACCTGGAAGACGGCTTCTTCCTCCAGCCCTACCCAGCCAAGAAGAGGCGGGCGCTGCTCAAAGCCGTGGGAGTGAAGAAGATCGACAAGGAGGAGAAGCGGGAGCTGCACAACATCCGCCTGTCGCGGGAAGACTGCGGCTGCGACTGCCAGGAGTTCTGCGATCCGGAgacctgcagctgcagcttagCGGGCATCAAGTGTCAG ATGGATCACACGTCATTCCCTTGCGGCTGCACCAAGGACGGCTGCGGAAACACCGAAGGGCGAATCGAGTTCAACCAGGCCCGCGTGCAGACCCACTTCATCCACACCATTATGAAACTGGAGCtggagaagaagcagcagagcagtgagAAAACAGCCGAAGGCGCCGAGTCCTCCTTTCGGGAGAGGCTCCATCAGTTTGGATGTTCGGTAGGGAAAACCGTCTTCGAGGAAAGAGCAGTGCCCCTGACGCCGGCCTTCCAGTTCAACATGGACCTGGAGACCATCGGGGAGAACAGCTGCAGCAGCGACATGACGGactcctccatctcctccagccccagTGAGGACCTGGAGGAGCCCTACGAGAACGGCCCCTCCGACAAGTCCCAGTCGGACGTCGACGACGACGGCCTGGCAAGGATACTCCACTTCAACGACTCCGACGTCgaagaaaacagcaataacTGCCAGGACAACTTGAGTTGCTTCCACCCCGCGGATTTCTTCAGTGCCGGCATCGAAGAGCAGTGCGGCCCCGGCGTGGAGAAGGCCAGCACGGGGGGGACGGGCTCCGGGCATCTGTCCCACCTCTCCGAGTGCCTGGACGAGAATGCCAACCAGGATGCGAGCTGTTTTCTGGACGAGGCCGCCCACGCGCACTGCGACGGGCTTTCCTGCTGCGCTTCCTCCTCGGCGGAGCAGTGCTCCAAGAGCTACACGGatctcagcctttcctctgaCTCCTTGGATTTCTTTCAGTCCTTCTCAGACTATAACTTGGGACCTCTTTATAACTCCTTAAAGGAATACGAGAACCTCGATAACTTCTCAGCGTTACAGTTTCAGTTGCCTAATTTCCCTGGCTTCCCGCAAGCTGGAGATCAGGGCTCCTGTTTCTTGGAGTCCCTCATCGGGTTGTCTGAATCCATCCCAGAAACCCCGGCCCCTTTCACAGACAATCAACTTTTGGAAGATGCCATTAAGTCATCGCTCATGGAAACGGTGAAAGTTTAA